The Flavobacterium faecale genome has a segment encoding these proteins:
- a CDS encoding ligase-associated DNA damage response DEXH box helicase: protein MTRKEQIEIAENWFLKQDWKAFPFQKQTWEAFLQGKNGLLNAPTGSGKTYALWLPIILQYIRSNKDYKFKHKKGLKAIWITPLRALSADIQQAAERVAADLGTLMTVGVRTGDTSSQERAKQKNNMPDLLITTPESLQLLLATKGYDKIFESCSAIVVDEWHELMGTKRGVQMELSLSRLKTVAPKMKVWGISATIGNLELAQTVLLGHNTEALNNSVLIKAKINKKIKVESILPEKVDSYPWRGHMGLHLIKEVATIIRGSKTTLIFTNTRSQCEIWFQALLDKYPEFAGEMAMHHGSIARETRAWVENAIKNEELKVVVCTSSLDLGVDFAPVETIIQVGSPKGVARFLQRAGRSGHQPGKESVIYFLATHAMELIEASALKRATKEAIVEDRIPYLNSYDVLIQYLNTLAVSNGFDSKIIYDEIKATFCFQSITPENWQWILNFITNGSQSLEKYDEYKKVEIDENSLYKINSRKTAMQHRMQIGTIVSDAVLNIKFVSGGYIGFIEEWFAAKLRKGDIFIFAGKKLEFYAIKDMQVYVRKAGPKKTAKTVSWMGGRMAFSAQMSTLLREELYAVNHNSLSPELLALEPVFTRQKLESCIPNENEFLIETFKTREGYHTLFYPFEGRFVHEALASIMAYRISLLSPITFSLAYNDYGFELLSDQEIDLQLVIDNNLFSTSYVHEDLQQSLNATEMARRKFRDIAIISGLLFTGMPGKFIKTKHLQNGSQLLFEVFRDYEPDNLLLQQAYIETFEHQLEEGRLRQALERINSQEIIIRKCQKPTPFSFPIITDRLREKLSSESLAERIAKMTASYLKV, encoded by the coding sequence ATGACAAGGAAAGAACAGATAGAAATAGCAGAAAATTGGTTTTTAAAACAAGATTGGAAAGCTTTTCCGTTTCAAAAGCAAACCTGGGAAGCCTTTTTGCAAGGGAAGAACGGTTTGCTCAATGCCCCAACAGGCAGCGGGAAAACCTATGCTTTGTGGTTGCCGATCATTTTACAATACATACGATCTAATAAGGATTATAAATTCAAGCATAAAAAGGGATTGAAGGCCATTTGGATCACACCCCTTAGAGCACTTTCTGCAGATATACAACAAGCAGCTGAGCGTGTTGCGGCAGATCTTGGAACCTTGATGACTGTTGGGGTACGCACAGGTGACACTAGCTCGCAAGAGCGCGCAAAGCAGAAAAATAACATGCCCGATTTGCTAATTACCACACCCGAAAGTTTGCAATTACTTCTTGCGACCAAGGGATACGATAAAATTTTTGAATCCTGCTCGGCTATTGTAGTTGATGAGTGGCACGAACTTATGGGGACAAAACGTGGCGTGCAAATGGAACTCTCCTTGTCACGTTTGAAAACAGTTGCCCCGAAAATGAAAGTTTGGGGCATATCTGCCACGATTGGAAATCTCGAACTAGCACAAACCGTTTTGCTAGGTCATAATACCGAAGCGTTGAACAATTCGGTTTTGATTAAAGCCAAGATTAACAAAAAGATAAAAGTAGAATCGATCTTGCCCGAAAAGGTAGATTCATACCCTTGGCGCGGTCACATGGGACTACACCTTATAAAAGAAGTTGCAACGATCATCCGAGGTAGTAAAACAACCTTAATTTTTACCAACACCAGGTCACAATGCGAAATCTGGTTTCAAGCTTTATTAGATAAATATCCTGAGTTTGCTGGCGAGATGGCGATGCATCACGGGAGCATTGCACGCGAGACCCGAGCCTGGGTCGAAAATGCTATAAAAAACGAAGAACTCAAAGTAGTCGTTTGTACCTCAAGTCTCGATTTGGGAGTCGATTTTGCGCCTGTTGAGACCATTATCCAAGTAGGTAGCCCCAAAGGTGTTGCTCGATTTTTGCAGCGTGCGGGTAGGAGTGGACACCAACCGGGCAAAGAAAGCGTCATTTATTTTTTGGCCACGCACGCCATGGAATTAATCGAAGCATCAGCCCTAAAAAGAGCAACAAAAGAAGCAATAGTCGAAGACCGAATTCCGTACCTAAACAGTTACGATGTTTTGATTCAGTATCTCAATACACTTGCGGTATCGAATGGTTTTGATTCAAAAATTATTTATGATGAAATCAAAGCGACCTTCTGTTTCCAGAGTATTACACCAGAGAATTGGCAATGGATTCTGAATTTTATCACCAACGGTAGTCAAAGTTTAGAAAAATACGATGAATACAAAAAAGTCGAAATTGACGAGAATAGCTTGTACAAAATTAATAGTCGAAAAACGGCAATGCAGCACCGCATGCAAATTGGAACCATTGTGAGTGATGCCGTTTTGAATATAAAGTTTGTCAGTGGCGGCTATATTGGTTTTATCGAAGAGTGGTTTGCAGCCAAATTGCGTAAAGGCGATATCTTTATCTTCGCCGGAAAAAAGTTGGAGTTTTATGCTATTAAGGATATGCAAGTTTATGTTCGAAAAGCAGGACCCAAAAAAACAGCCAAAACAGTAAGTTGGATGGGTGGCCGAATGGCATTTTCTGCCCAAATGAGTACCTTGCTTCGTGAGGAATTATATGCTGTAAATCACAATTCGCTTTCGCCCGAGCTACTAGCATTGGAGCCTGTTTTTACAAGACAAAAGTTAGAAAGCTGCATACCAAACGAAAATGAGTTTTTAATCGAAACCTTCAAAACGCGCGAGGGCTACCATACTTTGTTTTATCCGTTTGAAGGGCGCTTTGTACATGAAGCTTTGGCGAGTATTATGGCCTATCGCATTTCGTTGTTGTCTCCTATTACTTTTTCGTTGGCATACAATGATTACGGATTTGAATTGCTATCTGATCAAGAAATTGATTTGCAGTTGGTGATAGATAACAATTTGTTTTCGACCTCCTACGTGCATGAAGATTTACAGCAAAGTCTAAATGCTACCGAAATGGCAAGACGAAAATTTAGGGATATTGCCATTATTTCAGGTTTATTGTTTACGGGTATGCCTGGTAAATTTATCAAAACCAAGCATTTGCAAAATGGGTCACAGTTATTGTTTGAAGTTTTTAGAGATTATGAACCCGATAACTTACTTTTGCAACAAGCATATATCGAAACATTTGAACACCAGTTAGAAGAGGGTCGACTGCGCCAAGCACTCGAGCGCATCAATTCGCAGGAGATCATTATTCGAAAATGCCAAAAACCAACACCTTTTAGTTTTCCGATCATCACAGACAGACTGCGAGAAAAATTGTCAAGTGAAAGCCTTGCCGAACGCATAGCCAAAATGACAGCGAGTTACTTGAAGGTATAA